From Alosa sapidissima isolate fAloSap1 chromosome 2, fAloSap1.pri, whole genome shotgun sequence, one genomic window encodes:
- the cops8 gene encoding COP9 signalosome complex subunit 8 isoform X2, producing MKMPSAVMMSENFDKLLEQCETQELEAPGGIATPQVYSQLLALYLLHNDMNNGRYLWKRIPQAIKTANPELAAVWTVGQHIWQRDFPGIYTAIAAFQWSESIGPIMEALQESTRRRAYGLVAQAYTSIMAEDFAAFVGYSVEDAVKGVVSQGWQADPNTRMVMPQKPDPPPVSLVPNEQQLARLTDYVAFLEN from the exons ATGAAAATGCCATCTGCAGTCATGATGTCTGAAAATTTTGACAAACTTCTGGAGCAATGCGAAACACAAGAGTTAGAG GCACCTGGTGGAATTGCCACCCCACAAGTCTATTCACAACTACTAGCTCTTTATCTGCTGCACAACGACAT GAACAACGGTAGATATCTTTGGAAGAGGATCCCTCAAGCTATCAAAACA GCGAACCCCGAGCTGGCCGCAGTGTGGACGGTGGGACAGCACATCTGGCAGAGAGACTTCCCGGGGATCTACACAGCCATCGCCGCATTCCAGTGGTCTGAGAGCATCGGGCCCATTATGGAGGCACTGCAAG AGTCCACCCGCAGGAGAGCCTATGGGCTAGTAGCTCAGGCCTACACCTCCATCATGGCCGAAGACTTTGCTGCGTTTGTGGGGTATTCTGTGGAGGACGCTGTGAAAG GAGTGGTCAGCCAAGGCTGGCAGGCAGACCCCAACACGCGGATGGTGATGCCGCAGAAGCCAG ATCCGCCCCCTGTCTCTCTGGTTCCAAACGAACAGCAGCTGGCCAGACTCACTGACTACGTGGCTTTCCTTGAGAACTGA
- the cops8 gene encoding COP9 signalosome complex subunit 8 isoform X1, whose translation MKMPSAVMMSENFDKLLEQCETQELEAPGGIATPQVYSQLLALYLLHNDMNNGRYLWKRIPQAIKTDLQANPELAAVWTVGQHIWQRDFPGIYTAIAAFQWSESIGPIMEALQESTRRRAYGLVAQAYTSIMAEDFAAFVGYSVEDAVKGVVSQGWQADPNTRMVMPQKPDPPPVSLVPNEQQLARLTDYVAFLEN comes from the exons ATGAAAATGCCATCTGCAGTCATGATGTCTGAAAATTTTGACAAACTTCTGGAGCAATGCGAAACACAAGAGTTAGAG GCACCTGGTGGAATTGCCACCCCACAAGTCTATTCACAACTACTAGCTCTTTATCTGCTGCACAACGACAT GAACAACGGTAGATATCTTTGGAAGAGGATCCCTCAAGCTATCAAAACA GATTTACAGGCGAACCCCGAGCTGGCCGCAGTGTGGACGGTGGGACAGCACATCTGGCAGAGAGACTTCCCGGGGATCTACACAGCCATCGCCGCATTCCAGTGGTCTGAGAGCATCGGGCCCATTATGGAGGCACTGCAAG AGTCCACCCGCAGGAGAGCCTATGGGCTAGTAGCTCAGGCCTACACCTCCATCATGGCCGAAGACTTTGCTGCGTTTGTGGGGTATTCTGTGGAGGACGCTGTGAAAG GAGTGGTCAGCCAAGGCTGGCAGGCAGACCCCAACACGCGGATGGTGATGCCGCAGAAGCCAG ATCCGCCCCCTGTCTCTCTGGTTCCAAACGAACAGCAGCTGGCCAGACTCACTGACTACGTGGCTTTCCTTGAGAACTGA
- the trim63b gene encoding tripartite motif-containing protein 54, whose product MDIQRAGSLMGSPNSMESLEKQLSCPICLDMFTKPVVILPCQHNLCRSCASDLYDSRNPYRFSGGVFRCPTCRFEVVLDRHGVHGLQRNLLVENIIDIYKQQQEGSGSGESSAPEAPVKPKGGKEPMCQEHEDEKINIYCITCQVPTCSMCKVFGAHKDCEVSPLASVYQAQKAELSNAIDALVAGNGRLQALLNQMDEACTAVQENAQRAKQNLGERFDGLYAVLEDRKATLLDRVGKEQDEKVAVLRGLASRYGDRLQAGSELTDTAVRALEQSGAAEFLQASKGLITQTKDAAKGSLAEERPEPGFERMDHFTINTEQVEALLAKMDFGVDDDEFEDAEGEEEE is encoded by the coding sequence ATGGATATCCAACGAGCCGGCTCACTGATGGGGTCCCCTAACTCGATGGAGAGCCTGGAGAAGCAGCTGAGCTGCCCAATCTGCCTGGACATGTTCACCAAGCCCGTGGTGATCCTGCCCTGCCAGCATAACCTGTGCCGGAGCTGCGCCAGCGACCTTTACGACTCGCGCAACCCCTACCGCTTTTCGGGCGGCGTCTTCCGCTGCCCCACGTGCCGCTTCGAGGTGGTGCTGGACCGCCATGGCGTGCACGGGCTCCAGCGCAACCTGCTGGTGGAGAACATCATCGACATCTacaagcagcagcaggagggcaGTGGCAGCGGCGAGAGTAGCGCCCCCGAGGCGCCGGTCAAGCCCAAGGGCGGCAAAGAGCCCATGTGCCAGGAGCACGAGGACGAGAAGATCAACATCTACTGCATCACCTGCCAGGTGCCCACCTGCTCCATGTGCAAGGTGTTCGGCGCGCACAAGGACTGTGAGGTGTCGCCGCTGGCCAGCGTCTACCAGGCGCAGAAGGCCGAGCTGAGCAACGCCATTGACGCGCTGGTGGCCGGCAACGGGCGGCTGCAGGCGCTGCTGAACCAGATGGATGAGGCGTGCACCGCCGTGCAGGAGAACGCCCAGCGCGCCAAGCAGAACCTGGGCGAGCGCTTCGACGGCCTATACGCCGTGTTGGAGGACCGCAAGGCCACGCTGCTCGACCGAGTTGGCAAGGAGCAGGACGAGAAGGTGGCGGTGCTGCGCGGGCTCGCTTCGCGCTACGGCGACCGCCTGCAGGCGGGCTCGGAGCTGACCGACACAGCGGTGCGTGCGCTGGAGCAGAGTGGTGCTGCCGAGTTCCTGCAGGCCTCCAAGGGCCTCATTACGCAGACCAAGGATGCGGCCAAGGGCTCGCTGGCCGAGGAGCGGCCCGAGCCGGGTTTCGAGCGGATGGACCACTTCACAATCAACACGGAGCAGGTGGAAGCACTGCTGGCCAAGATGGACTTTGGGGTGGACGATGATGAGTTTGAGGATGCcgaaggggaggaagaggagtga
- the gpr45 gene encoding high-affinity lysophosphatidic acid receptor — MAVCNMSTLEGCALLEPLEMELPDAAAVPDEDDEAAGLMPISLRVTLAAIMIFMITIGFLGNAIVCLIVYQKPAMRSAINLLLATLAFSDIMLSLLCMPFTAVTVATTDWRFGGGFCRTSVMLYWLFVLEGVSILLIISVDRFLIIVQRQDKLTPHRAKVLIAASWALSLCVALPSVAGWRAGRVPEEVEVARAPQCILGYSESLADRGYTVLLAVAVFFVPFGVMLYSYLCILNTVRRNATRIHNHASGSDGGGTTGPGPGLTHSTSKLGLTGLQRPPQLSVDMSFKTRAFTTILILFIGFSVCWLPHTVVSLLAVFSRRFYVSAAFYPVSVGALWLSYLKAVFNPVIYCWRIRKFREACLEFMPKTCRFCPKVPGRSRRRIRPSNIYICSSESQSAV; from the coding sequence ATGGCGGTGTGCAACATGAGCACGCTGGAGGGCTGTGCCCTGCTCGAGCCGCTGGAGATGGAGCTGCCGGACGCGGCGGCAGTGCCGGACGAGGACGATGAGGCGGCTGGCCTGATGCCCATCTCCCTGCGGGTCACACTGGCGGCCATCATGATCTTCATGATCACCATCGGCTTCCTGGGCAACGCCATCGTCTGCCTGATTGTCTACCAGAAGCCCGCCATGCGCTCGGCCATCAACCTGCTGCTGGCCACACTGGCCTTCTCGGACATCATGCTCTCGCTGCTCTGCATGCCCTTCACTGCCGTCACCGTGGCGACCACCGACTGGCGCTTCGGCGGTGGCTTCTGCCGCACGTCCGTCATGCTCTACTGGCTGTTCGTACTGGAGGGGGTGTCCATCCTGCTCATCATCAGCGTGGACCGATTCCTCATCATCGTCCAGCGGCAGGACAAGCTGACGCCGCACCGCGCCAAGGTGCTCATTGCCGCCTCCTGGGCGCTGTCGCTGTGCGTGGCACTGCCCTCGGTGGCGGGTTGGCGGGCCGGCCGAGTgccggaggaggtggaggtggcgcGCGCACCCCAGTGCATTCTGGGCTACAGTGAGTCGCTGGCCGACCGTGGCTACACGGTGCTGCTGGCCGTGGCTGTCTTCTTCGTGCCGTTCGGCGTCATGCTCTACTCGTACCTGTGCATCCTCAACACGGTGCGCCGCAACGCCACGCGCATCCACAACCACGCCAGCGGCAGCGACGGTGGTGGCACCACTGGGCCAGGGCCCGGTCTGACCCACTCCACCAGCAAGCTGGGGCTCACGGGCCTGCAGCGTCCACCTCAGCTCAGCGTCGACATGAGCTTCAAGACGCGTGCCTTCACCaccatcctcatcctcttcaTCGGCTTCTCAGTGTGCTGGCTTCCACACACGGTGGTCAGCCTGCTGGCCGTCTTCAGCCGCCGCTTCTACGTCAGCGCCGCCTTCTACCCGGTGAGCGTGGGCGCGCTCTGGCTCAGCTACCTGAAGGCCGTCTTCAACCCCGTCATCTACTGCTGGAGGATCCGCAAGTTCCGCGAGGCCTGCCTGGAGTTCATGCCCAAGACATGCCGCTTCTGTCCCAAGGTGCCCGGGCGGAGCCGGCGGAGGATACGGCCAAGCAACATCTACATCTGCAGCAGCGAGAGCCAGTCAGCTGTATGA